In a genomic window of Fibrobacter sp. UWH4:
- a CDS encoding ABC transporter substrate-binding protein/permease has protein sequence MMRKFLLPILIAFYALALVSCESKQAIIPNKVHSINDLGHKKVGVQIGNTADIYASDFGGDTAKIDVDRYTKLADAIQALKQGKIDAVLSDDQPAKAFVRENPSLRILDEVFVEEMYAGVVAKGKEALLDSVNQALAAMKQDGVYDSLFNTYIYRTGNYHYQKKVTEGPKLVLSTNAQFPPYEYYENAKIVGLDIEIVNYIADYLNRTVEIQDIEFDAIINAVSSGKADVGFAGFTVTEERKKSINFTTPYTLSKIVVIVRGDEAVENDESFAEHFRKNFVKDSRWKFIALGLRNTLIISLFAALLGILIGFIVAQIRTGNEFNGRYKVLNALAKVYLAVIRGTPMMIQLLIIYYIVFSSVNVNKILVAIVAFGVNSGAYVSEIIRSGIKGVDPGQIEAGRSLGLKFRTILYSIVYPQAFKNSLPALTNEFITLIKETSICGYIGLMDLTRGGDIIRSMTYEAMLPLLAVAAIYFVIVAGLSACVAKLEKRLKKNER, from the coding sequence ATGATGCGAAAATTCCTCCTCCCAATCCTTATCGCGTTTTACGCGCTCGCCCTGGTTTCTTGCGAAAGCAAGCAGGCGATAATCCCCAATAAAGTCCACAGCATTAACGATCTCGGCCACAAGAAAGTGGGCGTGCAAATCGGCAACACCGCCGACATTTATGCGTCTGATTTCGGCGGTGATACTGCGAAAATCGACGTGGACCGTTACACGAAACTTGCCGATGCCATCCAGGCGCTCAAGCAGGGGAAAATCGACGCGGTCTTGAGTGACGATCAGCCCGCCAAGGCGTTCGTGCGAGAAAATCCGTCGCTTCGCATTCTGGACGAAGTCTTTGTCGAAGAAATGTACGCGGGGGTTGTCGCGAAGGGCAAAGAGGCTTTGCTCGATTCCGTGAACCAGGCGCTCGCTGCCATGAAACAGGACGGCGTCTACGATTCTCTCTTTAATACCTACATCTACCGCACCGGCAACTACCATTATCAAAAGAAGGTGACCGAAGGCCCGAAACTCGTGCTTTCGACCAATGCCCAGTTCCCGCCGTACGAATACTACGAAAATGCAAAAATTGTCGGCCTCGATATCGAAATCGTGAACTACATTGCCGACTACCTGAACCGTACCGTCGAAATCCAGGACATCGAATTTGACGCGATAATCAATGCGGTTTCTTCGGGCAAGGCGGATGTCGGCTTCGCGGGCTTTACCGTGACCGAAGAACGCAAGAAGTCCATCAACTTCACGACCCCGTATACGCTCTCGAAGATTGTCGTGATTGTCCGCGGCGACGAGGCGGTGGAAAACGACGAGAGCTTTGCCGAACATTTCCGCAAGAACTTCGTGAAGGATTCACGTTGGAAGTTTATTGCTCTTGGCCTCCGCAACACGCTCATCATTTCGCTCTTTGCTGCGCTGCTCGGCATTCTGATTGGCTTTATCGTGGCGCAGATCCGCACCGGCAACGAATTCAACGGTCGCTACAAGGTGCTGAACGCGCTTGCTAAAGTCTACCTCGCCGTGATTCGCGGAACGCCGATGATGATCCAGCTGCTCATCATCTATTACATCGTATTCTCGTCGGTGAACGTGAACAAGATTCTCGTGGCGATTGTCGCATTCGGCGTGAATTCGGGGGCGTACGTTTCCGAAATTATCCGTAGCGGCATCAAGGGCGTAGACCCTGGCCAAATTGAGGCGGGGCGCAGTCTCGGACTCAAGTTCCGCACGATTCTTTACAGCATCGTCTACCCGCAGGCGTTCAAGAACTCGCTCCCTGCGCTTACCAACGAATTTATTACGCTTATCAAGGAAACGTCCATTTGCGGCTACATTGGCCTGATGGACTTGACGCGCGGCGGAGACATTATCCGTAGCATGACCTACGAGGCGATGCTCCCGCTCCTTGCCGTGGCTGCCATTTACTTTGTCATTGTTGCCGGGCTTTCGGCCTGTGTTGCAAAGCTTGAAAAGAGGTTGAAGAAAAATGAACGCTAA
- a CDS encoding TIGR01212 family radical SAM protein (This family includes YhcC from E. coli K-12, an uncharacterized radical SAM protein.): MHYTPYRDLLLKIFPNYLKVRKLPLNGGMSCPNLDGTKSFSGCSYCNNRSFSPVFDQAKVSIQEQLDKFVPRLREKYPNAGILAYLQPYTNTHAPLEHLKGIIDPIIKHKEIAGLAIGTRPDCLEDDKVAYLAELNRKKPIIVEIGLQTANDLTLAAINRRHTLAEFEEAVKRCQAAGLTVTTHVIVGLPGETMEDFKHTAQVVRDLKLAAVKIHPLHIVAGTVMAQDYANGEIKLLNFEEYCEAVAEMIKIIGFETAIERFSGESPSDMLIAPDWCGERDKIIATVEGILSRL; encoded by the coding sequence ATGCATTACACTCCGTACCGCGATTTGCTACTGAAGATTTTCCCGAATTACCTGAAGGTGCGCAAGCTCCCGCTGAACGGCGGCATGAGTTGTCCGAACCTGGACGGCACCAAGAGTTTTTCGGGTTGCAGCTACTGCAATAACAGGAGTTTCAGTCCAGTATTTGACCAGGCGAAGGTTTCGATTCAGGAGCAGCTCGACAAGTTCGTGCCGAGACTCCGCGAAAAATACCCGAACGCAGGTATTTTGGCCTACTTGCAGCCGTACACGAACACGCACGCCCCGCTCGAACACCTAAAGGGAATCATCGACCCGATTATCAAGCATAAAGAAATTGCAGGCCTTGCCATCGGCACGCGCCCGGACTGCCTCGAAGACGACAAGGTCGCTTACCTAGCCGAACTCAATCGCAAAAAGCCGATTATCGTGGAAATCGGCCTGCAAACCGCAAACGACTTGACGCTCGCCGCCATCAACCGCAGGCATACCCTCGCCGAATTCGAAGAAGCCGTCAAGCGCTGCCAGGCAGCGGGACTTACCGTCACCACGCACGTGATCGTGGGGCTGCCCGGCGAGACCATGGAAGATTTCAAGCATACCGCCCAAGTGGTTCGCGACTTGAAACTCGCCGCGGTCAAGATCCACCCGCTGCACATTGTAGCGGGCACCGTGATGGCGCAGGATTACGCCAACGGTGAAATCAAGCTCCTAAATTTTGAAGAGTACTGCGAAGCGGTCGCCGAGATGATCAAGATTATCGGTTTTGAAACCGCTATCGAACGCTTTAGCGGAGAAAGTCCGAGCGATATGCTCATCGCCCCCGACTGGTGCGGCGAAAGGGACAAGATAATTGCGACTGTGGAAGGAATTTTAAGTAGGCTGTAG
- a CDS encoding adenine phosphoribosyltransferase, whose translation MKRIEDYIISVPDFPKPGILFRDVTGILGDADGLRLTLNAFYKMLENVDFDVVVGLEARGFLFGVSIAEHFHKPFVPERKKGKLPRETVSVEYDLEYGKACMEIHKDSIKPGARVLVVDDLLATGGTAKAAATLIEKLGGKVEFFAFVIELLDLHGREALKGYRVESLTKFPGH comes from the coding sequence ATGAAACGAATTGAAGACTATATTATTTCTGTTCCAGATTTTCCGAAGCCGGGGATCCTTTTTCGCGATGTCACGGGAATTCTTGGCGACGCCGACGGTCTAAGGCTCACACTCAATGCGTTCTACAAGATGCTTGAAAACGTCGATTTTGACGTGGTTGTCGGGCTTGAGGCTCGCGGATTTCTCTTCGGAGTCTCCATTGCAGAACATTTTCACAAGCCGTTTGTGCCGGAACGTAAAAAAGGAAAACTCCCCCGCGAAACCGTCAGTGTGGAATATGACCTGGAATACGGGAAAGCTTGCATGGAGATTCACAAGGACTCCATAAAGCCGGGTGCGCGAGTCCTTGTTGTTGATGACCTGCTAGCGACCGGAGGGACAGCCAAAGCAGCCGCGACTCTCATTGAAAAATTAGGGGGAAAAGTGGAATTCTTCGCATTTGTAATTGAGCTTTTGGACTTACACGGGCGCGAAGCACTCAAGGGTTACCGGGTAGAATCGCTCACCAAGTTCCCGGGACACTAG
- a CDS encoding beta-ketoacyl-ACP synthase — MRRVVVTGGSCISSLGFDAETAIESLKGLKNRVVRMDAWDIYKQMNTRLAAPILEPLPPYPRKKIRGAGRVAVMGLASADKAIEVAGLTNETALMKSGRMGVAFGSSMGSIDPLLEFFSMLKTYDCSKITATTYIRAMPQTCAVNISVVLGLTGRLVTTNTACSSGSLAIGQAYELIKYGKQDVMIAGGADELDPTESAVFDTLFATSTKNDHPELSPAAYDKDRDGLVIGEGAGALVLEEYEHAKARGAKIYAELVGFGSNTDGEHITQPKKETMQQALELAIEDSGLSADAVGYVNGHGTATHHGDIAESWATYNALKQRAVPLSSLKSYVGHTLGACGGIEAWLAINMMNRGWFSPNLNLRNVDPECAPLDYITGSGREMDVEYIMSNNFAFGGINTSLIFKRV; from the coding sequence ATGCGTCGTGTTGTTGTTACGGGTGGATCCTGTATATCTTCGCTTGGTTTTGATGCTGAAACTGCTATTGAAAGTCTGAAGGGCCTTAAGAACCGAGTCGTTCGTATGGACGCCTGGGATATCTATAAGCAGATGAATACCCGTCTTGCCGCCCCTATTCTGGAGCCTCTGCCGCCGTATCCGCGTAAAAAGATTCGTGGTGCGGGTCGCGTGGCCGTGATGGGCTTGGCTTCTGCGGACAAGGCTATTGAAGTGGCCGGTTTAACGAACGAGACCGCTTTGATGAAGTCCGGTCGCATGGGTGTCGCTTTCGGCTCCTCGATGGGTAGTATCGACCCGTTGCTCGAGTTCTTCTCGATGCTCAAGACCTACGACTGTTCCAAGATTACCGCGACGACATACATCCGCGCCATGCCGCAGACCTGTGCCGTGAATATCAGCGTGGTTCTTGGCCTTACGGGTCGCCTGGTCACGACGAATACGGCGTGCTCCAGCGGAAGCCTCGCTATCGGTCAGGCCTACGAACTCATCAAGTACGGCAAGCAGGATGTGATGATTGCAGGCGGTGCCGATGAACTGGATCCGACTGAATCCGCTGTGTTCGATACTTTGTTTGCGACAAGCACCAAGAATGACCATCCGGAACTTTCTCCTGCTGCCTACGACAAGGACCGCGACGGTCTGGTGATTGGCGAAGGTGCGGGAGCCCTGGTTCTCGAAGAATATGAACATGCCAAGGCCCGTGGTGCAAAAATCTATGCAGAATTGGTCGGTTTCGGTTCCAATACTGACGGTGAACACATCACGCAGCCCAAGAAAGAAACCATGCAGCAGGCTCTCGAATTGGCGATTGAAGATTCGGGACTTTCAGCCGATGCAGTCGGTTACGTGAATGGTCACGGTACGGCAACCCACCACGGCGATATTGCCGAAAGCTGGGCTACATACAATGCGCTTAAGCAGCGTGCGGTTCCCCTTTCCAGCCTCAAGAGCTATGTCGGTCATACGCTTGGAGCTTGCGGTGGAATCGAGGCCTGGCTTGCCATCAATATGATGAACCGAGGCTGGTTCAGCCCGAACCTCAATTTGAGAAACGTGGACCCCGAATGTGCTCCGCTGGACTACATTACGGGCTCCGGACGCGAAATGGACGTAGAATACATCATGTCCAATAACTTCGCTTTCGGCGGAATTAATACGTCGCTCATTTTCAAGCGCGTGTAA
- the fabG gene encoding 3-oxoacyl-ACP reductase FabG, whose protein sequence is MENKKCVLITGASGGIGAAIAKAVALAGYEVVAHYNRNAAPVEQLANEIREQGGSIRLLQFNIRDREQCKAVLEKDIEENGVYFGVVTNAGVCADTAFPAMTDEYWDKVIDTNLNGFYNVLHPIVMPMCRKRRGRIVTISSVSGVIGNRGQVNYSASKAGLIGATKALATELASRGITVNSVAPGVIETEMIKDAPLDMILPAIPMKRVGKPEEVAATVVFLLSEGAAYITRQVISVNGGLA, encoded by the coding sequence ATGGAAAATAAGAAGTGTGTTTTGATTACAGGTGCAAGCGGTGGCATTGGTGCTGCCATTGCAAAGGCTGTCGCATTGGCGGGTTACGAAGTGGTGGCGCATTACAATAGGAATGCGGCTCCGGTCGAACAGCTCGCAAACGAAATTCGTGAACAGGGTGGTTCTATTCGTCTGCTCCAGTTCAATATCCGTGACCGTGAACAGTGCAAGGCTGTGCTCGAGAAGGATATCGAAGAAAACGGTGTCTATTTTGGTGTCGTAACCAATGCAGGCGTCTGTGCCGATACTGCTTTCCCGGCCATGACCGACGAATACTGGGACAAGGTTATCGATACGAACTTGAACGGCTTTTACAATGTGCTTCACCCGATTGTGATGCCCATGTGCCGCAAGCGTCGTGGCCGCATCGTGACGATTTCGTCTGTTTCTGGCGTTATCGGCAACCGTGGCCAGGTGAACTACAGTGCTTCCAAGGCTGGCCTTATCGGTGCGACCAAGGCTTTGGCGACCGAACTTGCAAGCCGTGGAATTACGGTAAACAGCGTTGCTCCGGGCGTCATCGAAACCGAGATGATCAAGGATGCTCCGCTCGATATGATTTTGCCCGCCATTCCGATGAAGCGCGTGGGTAAGCCCGAAGAAGTGGCTGCCACGGTCGTGTTCCTGCTTTCGGAAGGGGCTGCCTACATCACCCGTCAGGTGATTTCTGTTAATGGGGGACTTGCTTAA
- a CDS encoding thioester dehydrase, with the protein MGTPEFPTRELVSELVPHKDKMLLLDRVNSHDLDEITIETEVDIHKDCMFFKEDLQGVPSYVAFEYMAQSISALSGIYGRSLGQKPKEGFIMSVSNCKMAVPVFKAGDVVRIRVHQTMRVDMAVTFEGKVFVGDNLAVSASLCTVEVDDPMSILKMN; encoded by the coding sequence ATGGGTACGCCTGAATTTCCGACAAGAGAATTGGTTTCCGAACTGGTTCCGCACAAAGACAAAATGCTTTTGCTCGACCGTGTCAATTCCCATGACCTGGACGAGATTACGATTGAAACCGAAGTGGATATCCACAAGGACTGTATGTTCTTTAAAGAGGACCTGCAGGGAGTCCCTTCGTATGTGGCGTTTGAGTACATGGCCCAGAGCATTTCTGCTTTGTCTGGAATTTATGGGCGTTCGCTCGGTCAAAAGCCCAAGGAAGGCTTTATCATGAGCGTATCCAACTGCAAGATGGCGGTTCCCGTTTTCAAGGCCGGCGATGTGGTGCGCATCCGGGTCCACCAGACGATGCGTGTCGATATGGCCGTGACCTTCGAAGGCAAGGTTTTCGTGGGCGATAATTTGGCTGTATCGGCGTCACTCTGTACGGTCGAAGTGGACGACCCAATGTCAATTTTGAAGATGAACTAG
- a CDS encoding beta-ketoacyl synthase N-terminal-like domain-containing protein gives MSRPLFINDFAFHCILGGSKDSVFDKLKNGVRGEFTTYDVAGVMRPAATIDPSSLAPVEDSKFDNRVNRLSQAALSQMDASIRKAVEKFGADRIGIFIGSCDNGSEASMNALRSFKETGAFPEGYVLDYQAADFPAQYIAKRYGITGMLSVHSTACASSASAFVSARNNIYAGNCDAAIVGGVDIASQSVILGFASLEAMSDKPTNPFSANRTGLTLGDAAAFFLVTRENLPDLATDSCNGLSVVGFGESADADHITAPRADGEGAYLAMKAALSDAELDASSIGYVNLHGTGTRLNDSMESIAVNRLFGETTPASSTKALTGHTLGAAGALEASFCCLALQNGGVLPAHLFDGCEDPKLPKVHLVKPGEQASAPLEYCISNSFAFGGCNVSLVIAKE, from the coding sequence TTGAGTAGGCCTTTGTTTATTAACGACTTTGCGTTCCACTGTATTTTGGGTGGCAGCAAGGACAGCGTTTTTGATAAGTTAAAGAATGGAGTTCGCGGCGAATTCACCACCTACGATGTAGCGGGTGTCATGCGCCCCGCGGCGACCATCGATCCGTCGTCTTTGGCTCCTGTAGAGGACTCCAAGTTCGACAACCGCGTGAACAGACTTTCGCAGGCTGCGCTTTCCCAGATGGATGCTTCTATCCGCAAGGCGGTCGAAAAGTTCGGTGCAGACCGCATCGGAATTTTTATCGGTTCCTGCGACAACGGTTCCGAAGCTTCGATGAATGCGCTCAGGAGCTTCAAGGAAACGGGGGCGTTCCCCGAAGGTTATGTGCTGGATTACCAGGCCGCTGATTTCCCGGCGCAGTATATCGCCAAGCGTTACGGCATTACGGGGATGCTCTCGGTGCATTCGACGGCGTGTGCCTCCAGTGCGAGTGCCTTTGTTTCTGCACGCAATAACATCTATGCCGGTAACTGCGATGCGGCTATCGTGGGCGGTGTCGATATCGCTTCCCAGTCCGTCATCCTGGGCTTCGCTTCCCTCGAGGCCATGTCCGACAAGCCGACGAATCCGTTCAGCGCGAATCGTACGGGACTTACTCTCGGTGACGCGGCCGCGTTCTTCCTGGTAACCCGCGAAAATCTGCCGGATCTTGCCACTGATTCCTGTAACGGTCTTTCGGTGGTGGGCTTTGGTGAAAGTGCCGATGCCGACCATATTACGGCACCTCGCGCCGATGGCGAAGGCGCCTATCTCGCGATGAAGGCGGCGCTGTCCGATGCGGAACTGGATGCTTCTTCTATCGGCTATGTTAATTTGCATGGAACGGGAACGCGTCTGAACGACTCGATGGAATCGATCGCCGTGAATCGCCTGTTTGGCGAAACAACTCCGGCTAGTTCCACGAAGGCGCTTACGGGGCATACGCTCGGAGCGGCAGGCGCTCTCGAAGCCTCTTTCTGCTGCCTTGCGCTCCAGAACGGGGGAGTTCTCCCGGCGCATCTGTTCGACGGTTGCGAAGACCCGAAACTCCCGAAGGTACACTTGGTCAAACCGGGCGAACAGGCCTCGGCACCTCTCGAGTATTGTATCAGCAACTCCTTTGCCTTTGGCGGTTGCAATGTTTCTCTAGTTATAGCGAAGGAATAG
- a CDS encoding DUF3261 domain-containing protein, with product MLLLLVACHNARQVPGTAPVYYSDERSVSLLPTASMTEKLDMPQHIVGEFHKPDGSTDSFEADSWVRANDSVLSVVLFSGFGTTIGEISYFRDSVKVESSLMDVEKMKAEYLLADFQICFYPFEPLQKNFEQAGFVFSETRSGADNTDFVRTLSENEKTILTAKKTGAEIRLVNDLRGYSYHITLGEAN from the coding sequence TTGTTGCTCCTTTTAGTCGCCTGCCACAATGCGCGCCAGGTTCCGGGGACTGCACCCGTCTATTATTCCGATGAGCGCTCCGTATCGCTCCTGCCGACAGCCTCGATGACCGAAAAGCTCGATATGCCGCAACATATCGTGGGGGAATTCCATAAGCCGGACGGTTCGACAGATTCCTTCGAGGCGGATTCTTGGGTGCGTGCAAATGATTCCGTTCTTTCGGTGGTGCTATTTTCTGGATTCGGGACGACTATCGGCGAAATCAGCTACTTCCGCGATTCCGTGAAAGTGGAAAGTTCCCTGATGGATGTCGAAAAGATGAAGGCGGAGTATCTGCTCGCGGATTTCCAGATTTGTTTTTATCCGTTTGAACCGTTGCAGAAGAATTTTGAGCAGGCCGGGTTTGTATTTTCTGAGACCCGTTCCGGTGCCGACAACACCGATTTTGTCCGTACGCTTTCTGAAAATGAAAAGACGATTTTAACGGCGAAAAAGACCGGCGCCGAAATCAGGCTTGTCAATGATTTGCGCGGTTACAGTTACCATATTACGTTAGGGGAGGCAAATTGA
- a CDS encoding MMPL family transporter — protein MRPASKKLVSVIIWAAIHVALISLGLLQPWKVESDLYSVLPDSSEFKNVSEAEKALSARSMRNFTVLVGHRDFAVAKSAAEALEASFASDSAFAETRLYVDDSAMQRMSDFFFEYRNVLQGKPVRDLLKAGLKAGDSSAFSAIADMARQKVYGAFTIADLSHLEDDPFLLGAESFDYFTLHSQLMGGRFTLRDGVLAAEDSSVSYVMWSAALSPTVSTMASDGHVLARLDRVLDSLCLVHVGLRIEKSGVPFHSYESSRNAQSEVAWISGVSIVLILLLLLWAFRTPVPIVCTLVAIGVAICAALLGTWALFGSIHVFTFVFGTSVIGVSIDYAIHFFTDWKHGTSKKGLDIRRHIFKGLLLGFMTTELSYIALTFADFPLLRQMAVFSIVGLASSFATILLLFPNLPIPQGDARAKSMAPTRIPAFILDIYDRFAPRTVVVAGIVLLLALVPGVLKQNIHTDMRALYAMSENLKRSEALNARLNNLGISANYFIVEGSSEQELLQNEESLVRRLDSVLDLTHDSVSSSVKPVLGGYLATSAYIPSLKVQEETFEGIRRLYASPVFGELLRDLNLSSDSVRVPDASPHYLTPQSEIPASFRSILSMLWIGEVNGKFFSAVFPLHVAADFAVSQFAEGMPFVYAVNKMDNVNATLTDLSRVALLLVALAYLVVFVVLVLVYGFVQALKVIRAPVISCFFIAAVFGYCGIPFNFFAIVGVILTLGIGIDYALFFKEGGARNLTTALAVMLSAMTTLISFGSLSFSSFVPVATFGFSVLLGILCCFALSPFSRR, from the coding sequence GTGAGACCGGCGTCGAAGAAACTTGTCTCGGTGATTATCTGGGCGGCCATCCATGTCGCCCTTATTTCGCTTGGCCTTTTACAGCCTTGGAAGGTGGAATCGGATTTATATTCGGTGCTTCCGGATTCAAGCGAATTCAAGAATGTCAGCGAGGCTGAAAAGGCGCTGAGTGCGCGTTCGATGCGCAACTTCACGGTGCTCGTTGGGCATCGCGATTTCGCGGTGGCGAAATCGGCGGCGGAGGCACTGGAAGCCTCTTTTGCCTCCGATAGTGCCTTCGCCGAAACGCGCCTGTACGTCGACGATTCCGCGATGCAGCGGATGAGCGACTTTTTCTTCGAGTACCGCAACGTGCTGCAGGGGAAACCCGTCCGCGATTTACTTAAGGCGGGACTTAAGGCGGGCGATTCCTCGGCCTTCTCGGCGATTGCCGATATGGCGCGGCAGAAGGTCTACGGGGCTTTCACGATTGCCGACTTGAGTCACCTGGAAGATGACCCCTTTCTGCTCGGAGCAGAATCTTTCGACTACTTTACACTCCATTCGCAGCTGATGGGGGGGCGCTTCACCCTGCGCGACGGTGTGCTCGCCGCCGAAGATTCTTCGGTATCGTATGTGATGTGGAGCGCTGCGCTTTCGCCGACGGTTTCGACGATGGCCTCCGACGGCCATGTGCTCGCTCGCCTAGACCGTGTGCTGGATTCGCTTTGCCTTGTTCATGTGGGGCTCCGCATCGAAAAGTCCGGCGTGCCTTTCCACAGCTACGAAAGCTCCAGGAACGCGCAGTCCGAAGTGGCGTGGATTTCGGGCGTGTCGATTGTCTTGATTCTTCTGCTCCTCTTATGGGCTTTCCGCACGCCGGTTCCGATCGTGTGTACGCTCGTGGCAATCGGCGTTGCTATCTGTGCAGCGCTTTTAGGAACGTGGGCCCTGTTCGGGAGCATTCATGTGTTTACCTTTGTGTTCGGGACGAGCGTGATTGGCGTGAGTATCGATTACGCAATCCACTTCTTTACCGACTGGAAACACGGAACCTCAAAAAAAGGTCTCGATATCCGCCGCCACATTTTCAAGGGGCTCCTGCTCGGTTTCATGACGACCGAACTCAGCTACATTGCGCTTACCTTTGCCGATTTTCCGCTCCTTCGCCAGATGGCCGTCTTTTCGATTGTCGGTCTGGCGAGTTCCTTTGCGACCATCTTGTTGCTGTTCCCGAATCTGCCCATTCCGCAGGGGGACGCTCGTGCCAAATCTATGGCTCCGACAAGAATTCCGGCTTTTATCTTGGATATCTACGATCGCTTCGCTCCTCGTACGGTTGTCGTTGCGGGAATCGTCTTGCTCCTGGCCCTTGTTCCGGGGGTACTGAAGCAGAATATCCATACGGATATGCGCGCCCTGTATGCGATGAGCGAAAATCTCAAGCGTTCCGAGGCGTTGAATGCGCGACTGAACAACTTGGGAATTTCGGCGAACTACTTTATCGTGGAAGGCTCCTCGGAGCAGGAACTTTTGCAGAACGAAGAATCGCTCGTCCGTCGACTCGATTCTGTCCTCGATTTGACCCATGATTCAGTTTCCAGTTCGGTGAAACCGGTGCTGGGCGGTTACCTGGCGACTTCGGCCTACATTCCATCTTTAAAGGTACAGGAAGAAACCTTCGAAGGTATCCGTCGGCTTTATGCGTCTCCCGTTTTCGGCGAACTTCTCCGAGACTTGAACCTTTCCTCTGATTCGGTGCGAGTGCCGGATGCTTCGCCCCATTACCTGACTCCGCAATCGGAAATTCCGGCTTCGTTCAGGAGTATCCTTTCGATGCTCTGGATAGGCGAGGTCAACGGTAAATTTTTCAGCGCCGTTTTCCCGCTCCACGTGGCCGCGGATTTTGCCGTATCTCAATTTGCCGAAGGTATGCCCTTTGTTTACGCGGTGAACAAGATGGATAACGTGAATGCGACCTTGACGGACCTTTCGCGGGTCGCCCTGTTGCTCGTGGCCCTGGCCTACCTTGTCGTTTTTGTCGTGCTGGTCCTGGTTTACGGTTTTGTCCAGGCGCTCAAGGTCATTCGCGCCCCAGTCATTTCCTGCTTTTTTATTGCGGCCGTGTTCGGTTATTGTGGCATTCCGTTCAACTTCTTTGCGATTGTGGGTGTCATTTTGACTCTCGGTATCGGCATCGACTATGCTCTTTTCTTCAAGGAAGGGGGGGCGCGTAACCTGACGACGGCCCTTGCCGTGATGCTTTCGGCCATGACGACGCTGATTTCTTTCGGAAGCCTTTCTTTTAGCAGCTTTGTTCCGGTTGCGACGTTCGGCTTCTCGGTGTTGCTCGGTATTTTGTGCTGCTTCGCCCTGTCGCCATTCAGCAGAAGGTAA
- a CDS encoding outer membrane lipoprotein carrier protein LolA, protein MAVALPTLWGSALAAGSASDVFKKPLTEASKPALQQSLSVLTASPLTMGDFKQTRTIKKMNREFVSTGSFAIDREAGIVWDTRKPFPSFLWVGDNSIVQWDVARDAKKTMSAKDNPVFAEFSGTIQSVFSGKFDELARNFDIFFVAGDSFSVGLVPKEKAVARVIASIVLSGRTELEKVTIVDGEGNQVVYDFSAQAHFKDLDSVEGAFKDLALKFKKVKK, encoded by the coding sequence ATGGCTGTTGCCCTTCCGACTCTTTGGGGATCCGCCCTTGCGGCGGGTTCTGCTTCGGATGTCTTCAAGAAGCCTTTGACCGAGGCCTCTAAACCCGCCTTGCAGCAGTCGCTTTCGGTGCTGACGGCATCTCCGTTGACCATGGGTGATTTCAAGCAGACGCGTACGATCAAGAAGATGAACCGCGAATTTGTTTCGACGGGGTCTTTTGCGATTGACCGCGAAGCGGGAATTGTCTGGGATACAAGGAAGCCGTTCCCGTCGTTCTTGTGGGTGGGGGATAATTCCATTGTCCAGTGGGATGTCGCCCGCGATGCCAAGAAGACGATGAGCGCGAAGGACAATCCGGTATTCGCCGAATTCTCGGGAACCATCCAGTCGGTTTTCTCGGGTAAGTTCGACGAACTCGCTCGCAATTTCGATATCTTCTTCGTGGCAGGGGATTCGTTCTCCGTGGGGCTTGTTCCCAAGGAAAAGGCCGTCGCCCGAGTCATTGCGTCGATTGTCCTTTCGGGCCGAACCGAGCTGGAAAAGGTGACGATTGTCGATGGCGAAGGCAACCAGGTCGTCTATGATTTTTCTGCCCAGGCGCATTTCAAGGACCTTGATTCTGTTGAGGGAGCCTTTAAGGACCTGGCCCTTAAATTTAAGAAAGTGAAAAAGTGA
- a CDS encoding thioesterase family protein, whose amino-acid sequence MAQKKLKETVEFKVEFYDVDSMKVAWHGNYVKFMEVARCALLAKIKYDYFAMEAIGFAWPVVDMHIRYLRPMIFMQRIRAEVTLEEYEVCLKLSYKFFDAESGTLLCKAESMQMAVDMNKRDSLMVCPPCFIERVREALAAEENG is encoded by the coding sequence ATGGCTCAGAAGAAACTGAAAGAAACTGTCGAGTTCAAGGTCGAGTTTTACGACGTGGACTCGATGAAGGTGGCGTGGCACGGCAACTACGTGAAATTCATGGAAGTGGCCCGTTGCGCTCTCCTTGCCAAGATCAAGTACGACTACTTCGCCATGGAGGCGATTGGTTTTGCTTGGCCCGTGGTGGACATGCACATCCGCTACTTGCGCCCGATGATTTTCATGCAGCGCATCCGTGCCGAGGTGACTCTCGAGGAATACGAGGTTTGCCTGAAGCTTTCGTACAAGTTCTTTGACGCCGAAAGTGGCACGCTTCTGTGCAAGGCCGAAAGTATGCAGATGGCGGTGGACATGAACAAGCGTGATTCGCTCATGGTGTGTCCGCCGTGCTTTATCGAACGCGTGCGCGAGGCTCTCGCCGCCGAGGAAAACGGATGA